CGCCTGCGCGAAGCCGTGGCATCCATCCCCGAGGAAGCACTGTGACCGCTGCACCCACCGACGCCCTCGACCCGAAGCAGGCGGCGCTCGACGCCCTCGCCCGCCTGACCGATGTCGCGCCCTCCGGTGTCTGGTCGTCACCGGGCCGTGTGAACCTGATCGGCGAGCACACCGACTACAACGACGGATTCGTGCTCCCGCTGGCGATCCCCCACCGCACCGTCGCCGCCGTCGCGCCGAACGGTGACCGCGTGCTGCGGGTCACCTCGACGTTCGCCGACGAGCCGGTCGCCGTCCCCCTCGCCGATCTCGGCGACCTGTTCCCACACTCCCGCGAGAGCATCATCGAGTGGGCGCGTTACCCCCTCGGCGTCGCCTGGGCACTGGGTGAGTCCGCCCCCGATGGCGCAGCGGCCCACGCGACCGGGCTCGACATCGCCATCGCGTCGAACGTGCCGGTCGGCGCCGGCCTATCGTCGTCGGCGGCGATCGAGGGCGCCGTCGCCATCGCACTGAACGATCTGTGGCAGCTGGGCCTCGACCGTCCCGCCCTCGCGCGCGCGGGACGACGCGCCGAGAACGAGGCGGTCGGCGCCCCGACGGGGATCATGGATCAGATGGCCTCGATCCTCGGCGCCGCCGACGCCGCGATCCTGCTGGACTGCCGCAGCCTCGAGGTCGAGGTCGTCGATCTCGGGTTCGATGCCGCCGGACTCACCCTGCTCGTGATGGACACCCGCGTGCAGCACTCGCACGCCTCGGGTGGGTACGGCGAGCGCCGCGCCTCCTGCGAGGCGGGTGCGGCGACGCTCGGCGTCGCATCCCTCCGCGATCTCGACATCGCCGACCTCACGCGCGCGGAGCGCGAGCTCGATGACGTCACCTTCCGTCGCGTCCGTCACGTCGTCACCGAGAACCAGCGGGTGCTCGATACGGTGCGGATGCTGCGGAGCGGCGGGCCGCGATCGATCGGCGACCTTCTCCTCGCCTCCCACGCGTCGATGCGCGACGACTTCGAGATCTCCGTCCCCGAGCTCGACACGGCCGTCGACGCGGCGGTCGGAGCCGGGGCGATCGGTGCGCGGATGACCGGCGGCGGGTTCGGCGGAGCGGCGATCGCGCTGGTGGACCGCGATCGCGTCGCCGAGGTGTCCGATGAGGTGATGCGGTCCTTCGCCGGGCGCGGCTTCGCCGCACCGACGATCTTCCCGGTCACCGCCGCCGACGGGGCGCGCCGCGAGAGCTGACCGGCGTACTCCCCCGCCCCATCGCGCGCAAGACCTGCCGCCGCAGCATCCCGCGTCCTACGCTGGCGGACGGTGCCATCGGGTGCCGCCACAGGAAAGAGGGAAACTCGCATGGCCTTCGTCACCGTCGGAACGGACAACTCTGCCGATATCCAGCTCTTCTACACGGACCAGGGCTCGGGTCAGGCGGTCGTGCTCATCCACGGCTTCCCCCTCGACGGGGAGTCGTGGAACAAGCAGCAGGCGGCCCTGCTCGACGCCGGGTACCGCGTCATCGCGTACGACCGGCGGGGGTTCGGCGGGTCGAGCAAGGTCGGCACCGGGTACGACTACGACACCTTCGCCTCCGACCTCGACGCCCTGATGAAGCGCCTCGACCTCGCAGACGCCGTGCTCGTGGGCTTCTCGATGGGGACGGGCGAGATCGCCCGCTACCTGTCCCGGTACGGCAGCGGCCAGGTGGCCAAGGCCGCCTTCCTCGGCTCCCTCGAACCGTTCCTCCTCAAGACCGACGAGAACCCCGACGGCGCGGCACCGCAGGAGTTCTTCGACGAGACCGCGGCCGCGGTCAAGAAGGACCGGTATGCGTTCCTCACCGGTTTCTTCCAGGACTTCTACAACCTCGACGAGAACCTCGGCTCCCGCATCTCGCAGGAGGCCGTCGACGCGAGCGTCCAGACCGCGAACCGCGCGGGCAACACCGCGATCGCGGCGGCGCCGCTCGCGTGGCCGACCGATTTCCGGGCCGACATCGACAAGATCGACGTCCCGACCCTCATCGTCCACGGGACCGCCGACAACATCCTGCCGATCGATGCGACCGGGCGTCGGTTCCGCGAGATGCTCCCGGAGGCGACGTACATCGAGATCGAGGGCGCGCCGCACGGCATGCTCTGGACCCACGGCGATGAGGTCAACGAGGCGCTGCTGAAGTTCCTCGCGTCCTGACCGCTCGGCGGCGGCGCGTCACCGGGTGGGCGCGCCGCCGTTCGCGGCGTCGATGAGCCGATCGATGTCCTCCGTGGTCACCGGATCTCCGCCGCCGAGCGCGCCCATGAGCCCGATCCGGCCGAGCGGGAACGCCTCGAGGATCCGCATCATGTCCACACCCTCGGGCATGATCGACCCGCTCGCATCGCCGCCCCCCATCATCCGGCCCATCGCCTGCTGCAAGAGGGGCCCGGCGATCGGATGCCGCAGGGCCTCGCCGAGGGATGTCGACCGTGACACCGGGACGACGAGATCGTCGCCCGCGATGTCGATGACGGTTCGAGAGCGGATGTCGCGGCTCGACGCCCCGACCTCGACGGCGTATCGGCCGCCTTCGACGACCCATCCGTCGACACGGCGGTCCCAGTAGGCGAGGTCGCTTCGCCGCACGGCCAGCACCACCTCGCGGGTCTCACCCGGATCGAGCTCGACCGAGGCGAAGGCCTTCAGTTCACGCGGGGCACGCTGGATGGCCGAACCGGGAAGCGCGGTGTACCCCTGCACCACCTCGCGGCCGGCACGGGAGCCGGAGTTCGTCACGGTGACGCGCACCTCGACGTCGCCCGAGGGGGTGATCGCAGCGAAGCAGTCGCCGTAGGTGAACGTCGTGTACGACAGCCCGTGCCCGAAGGGGAAGGCCACCGGCATCCTGCGGGCGTCATACCAGCGGTAGCCGACGAACAGGCCCTCGCTGTAGCGGACGTGCGAGAACTCACCCGGGAAGTCCAGGAACGCCGGGGTGTCCTCGAGCCGCAGCGGGATGGTCTCGGTGAGTTTGGCCGACGGGTTGACGTCGCCGAAGAGGATGTCGGCCGTCGCGCCGCCCCCGGCCTGTCCGAGGAGCCATCCCTCCAGGATCGCCGGCACCGCCTCGGCGAACGGCAGGGCGACCACACCGCCGTTGGAGAGCACGACCACGGTGCGCGGGTTCACCGCGAGCACCGCCTCGAGCAGGGCGAGCTGGTTCACGGGAAGGTCGATGTCGTCGCGGTCGTATCCCTCGGACTCCAGACGCGCCGGCACACCGAGGAACACCACGGCGACCTCGGCGGCGGCAGCCACCGCCACCGCCTCGGTGCGCAGCGACACCTCCTCCTCCTGCGCGACGTCGACCGCGGTGGAGAACCCTCGCGAGAACGCGACCTCTGATGAGGCGGCCTGGCGGATGGCGTCGAGCGCGGTGTCCAGGCGCGTCGGATTGATCATCGACGAGCCGGCGCCCTGATAGCGCGGTGCCGCGGCGAACTCGCCGATGACCGCGAGCCGCGCGTCCTTCGCCAGCGGCAGCACGGGTGCGCCCTCGACGCTGTCGTTCTTGAGCAGCACGATCGAGCGTGCCGCCGCGTCGCGGGCCAAAGCGTGGTGTGCGTCGACGTCGAGGGGTCCGGTCGCGGTGCCCGCGGCATCCGTGACCTTCCGGACCAGATCGATGACGCGGCCGGCGGCGGTGTCGAGCACCGATTCGGGCAGCACGCCGTCGGTGACCGCGCGGACGATCTGAGCGTCGGTGATGCCGCCCGATGACGGCATCTCGAGGTCGAGGCCCGCGGCGATGCCCGCGACGCGCTCATTGACCGCGCCCCAGTCCGATACGACCAGCCCCTCGAACCCCCACTCGTCGCGGAGGACCGAGGTCAGCAGCCAGGGATCTTCCGAGGCGTAGACGCCGTTGATGCGGTTGTAGGAGCACATCACCGTCCACGGCTGGGCGTCCTCCACGACGCGCTGGAAGCCACGCAGGTAGATCTCGCGGAGGGGTCGCGCATCGACGTCCGATGACGCCCGCATCCGGTCCTCCTCTTGATTGTTGGCGGCGAAATGCTTCAGTGACGCTCCGACTCCCTGCGACTGGATGCCACGGACGATCGCGGCACCGAGCTCGCCGGAGACGATCGGGTCTTCGGAGAAGTACTCGAAATTGCGACCGCACAGCGGCGAGCGCTTGATGTTGACGCCCGGACCGAGGAGGACGCCGACATTCTCGATCGACGCTTCGACGCCGAGCGCCTCCCCGACCCGCCGGAGCAGGCCGACGTCCCACGAGGATCCGAGACCGACCGCGGGTGGGAAGCAGGTGGCCGGCACACTGTCGCCGATGCCGAGGTGGTCGCCGCTCCCCGCCTGCTTGCGAAGGCCGTGGGGCCCGTCGGTGAGCATGACGGGCGGAATGCCGACGCGCTCGACGGCCTCGGTGAACCAGAAACTCGCGCCACTGGTCAGCGCCGCCTTCTCTTCCAGGGTCAGGTCGGCCAGGGCGGGAAGGGTCATGAGGGGTCCTTTCGGGCAGAGAGGAGTCGGTCGAGAAGCCCGAGGATGCGCGCGTGATCGAGGTCGGGATCGAGGAGCCACTGCGACTGCAGACCGTCGGAGGCGGCGATCACGAGGGCCGCGACCTCGTCGGGGTCGACGTCGTCGCGCATCCGGCCCGCCGCCTGGTTCTCACGCACGCGCGCAGCCAGGCCCTCGCGGAGACTCTCGAACCGCGCGGATACGAACGCCCGGGCGACGGGGCGGTCGTCTTCGAGGGCCGCGGCGACAAGGGTCGAGTAGAGCTGAACCAGACCCGGGATCTCGCGGTTGCGCTCGGCGGAATACCGCATCATCTCGGCCGGAGTGGTCTCGGGCGGCAGAGTCTCGGCGTCGTGGCGCTGCGACGCGCGGTACACCTCGACGAGCAGTTCCTCGAGAGACCCGAAGTAGTGGCGGAGGGCGGCGTGGGTCACCCCGACCTCGCTCGCGATCGCGCGGAGGCTCGTGCGGTCCGATCCTCGCTGCGCGAAGACCTCGATCGCGCGGTCCAGGATCTCCTGCCGCCGCGCGATGCCCTTCGGTGAGGCGCCCCGGCTCCCCGGCGACGCTGACTCCGCGGTCATCCGCTCAGAGGGTCCGGGCGAAGGGGTCGAAGTCCCCGTCGATGACGGGCACCGGGTCGACGGTGCTCTCCACGCGGACCGACTCGCCGGTCTCGATCGACTGCTCCGCCGACAGCATGACATCCAGGACGTGCAGCGCCAGGTCGCCGGACGCGACGTGCGGACGCCCGTCGGCGATCGCGCGCACCATGTCGAGCAGGCCGAGCCCGCGTCCCACGACGACGCCCTCCTGCTCGATGTCGATCCACTCCTGCTCGACGCTCATGCCGTCGCGCAGCACTCCCAGGGGCTTGACATAGGCGATGCGCCCGGCGAACTGGTTGGGGTCGGGCAGGATGATCGACCCCTCGGTGCCGTGCACCTCGAAGACGCCGGTGCGCTCGAGCGCCGAATCGAAGCTCAGCAGGCTCTGTGCCTGCTGGCCGCTGTCGAAGGCGGTGACCACCTGCACGGTGGTCGGGACCTCGACCGGGAACGTCGCGCCGGCGTTCGGCCCGGTGTGGATGACGCGCTCGTCGCGCGCCTTCCGGCCGACCGCCGACACCCGGTCGACGGGCCCGAAGAGGCTGACGAGCCCCGTGAAGTAGTACGGGCCCATGTCGAGGAGCGGCCCGGCGCCCCTGGCGAAGAGGAACTGCGGTGCGGGATGCCAGAGGTCGGGCCCCTGCGTCTGGAACACCGTCTGTGCGAAGAGCGGCTCGCCGATCACGCCCGCGGCGATCGCGCGCTTGGCGGTCTGGAACCCGGGGCCGAGAACGGTGTCGGGGGCAGAGCCGACCCGGAGCCCGGCGGCCGCTGCGGCGGCGAGGAGCTCGGCGGCACCGTCGCGATCGAGACCGATCGGCTTCTCGGTCCACACGTGCTTGCCGGCCGCGATCGCACGCATCGACACCTCGATGTGCGCGGCGGGGATCGTGAGGTTCACGACGACCTGCACGTCGGGATCGGCCAGCACATCGTCGACGCCTCCCCAGCGGGCGACGCCGTGCTTGCGGGCCTGGGCCTCGGCGCGATCGACGAGGAGGTCGCCGACGATGACCACGTCCACGTCGGCGAAGGACTGCAGGTTCTCGAGGTAGGTGTCGCTGATGACCCCGGCGCCGATGACGCCGACGCCGACCGCGCCGCTCATCGGACGAACCCCCCGTCACGGAGGAAGGCGAGGCTGGCGGCGATGTCGTCGAAGACGTCGCCCGGCGGGTTGTCGTACTCGATGACGGCGTAGCGGATCGCGCCCTCGCCGGCGCGGAGAGCCGCGGCCAGGGGCACGTCGCCGGTGCCGGCATGACGCTGCTCGAGCGTGCCCGATCCGAAGGCGGGAGCGTCGGGGGCGAAGGGATTGGATGCCGGGACGGCGCCGTCCTTCACATGCACGGCCGTCAGCCGTTCCCCCAGGCGCGACACGAGGGCGGGGACGTCCTGCCCGCCGGCGGCGGCCCAGTACAGGTCGAGTTCGAGGGCGACGCGGGAATCGGTGAGCGAGATGAAGCGCTCGTAGGCGGTGACGCCGTCGAAGCTCGCGACGAACTCCTGGGAGTGGTTGTGGTAGCCCACGGTCAGCCCGAAGGTCGCGGCAAGATCGGCGGCACGGTTCAGTCGCTCCGCGAGCTCGGCCACCGAGTCTTCGGTCAGCCAGCGCTCGACCGGCACGAAGGGGTCGAAGACGGTGTGCAGGCCGATCCGCGCGGCGGCCTCGAGCACGACCTCGGGCGCCGGGGTGGGAATGGCGCCGTCCGGCGTCCACAGCTCGTCGCTGAGGAGCGGCGCGTGCCCGGTCGGGGCGTCGAGGCCGCTCGCGTCGAGAGCTGCGCGGATCTCGTCGGGCCGGTCGACGAACGCGAACGCCTCGACATGACGCAGCCCGATCTCGGCGAGGCGGTCGAGTGACCGGCCGGGATCGGCGGTGAACTGCTCGGCCAGGGTGTACAGCTGGACCGAAGCTTCGGGCAGGGCTTCCGGATGCGCCATCGCGACCTCTCTTCTCTCGTCGATCTGTCGACCGATCGGGACGATGAGGTGAGGCTAGCGGAAAACCTCCATGTGGAGGTTTTCTTCTCTGGGGCGGCGAACGACCGACGCCGTACGATGACCAGCGTGAACGATGCGGTCATCACCCTCTCCTGCGGCGCGGTGCGGGGCCTGTGGCGGGGAGAGCCGGGCGACCCCGGATCATCCGCCGCGTTCCTCGGCATCCCGTTCGCCGAGCCGCCCGTCGGGGAGAGGCGCTTCAGCGATCCGGTGCCCGTGTCCCCGTGGGAGGGTGTGCGCGACGCCACGGCATACGGTGCGACGGCTCAGCGCGGCGACACCGGGATCACGCTGATCCCCGAACCATCGGTCGAGGGCGACTCGACCCTGAACGTCAATGTCTTCACCCCGCGCCCCGGCGACGCCGACGCCGCGCTCCCGGTGCTGGTCTACATCCACGGCGGCGGCTTCACCTCGGGGTCGCCGGCGAGCCCCTGGTACGACGGGCGCGCATTCAACCGCGACGGCGTCGTCACGGTCTCGCTCTCCTACCGCCTCGGTTTCGACGGATTCGGCGAGATCGACGGCGCGCCGAGCAACCGCGGCGTCCGCGACTGGCTGGCCGCGCTGGAGTGGGTGCAGCAGCACATCCGCGACTTCGGCGGTGATCCGTCTCGCGTGACGATCGCGGGTCAATCCGCCGGCGGCGGGGCGGTGCTGACCCTCCTGGGCATGCCGTCCGCCCAGCACCTCTTCCACGCGGCGTGGGCGCTCTCGCCCGCCCTCGGCGACATCGCGGCCCCGCTCGCCCGGGAGCGCTCGGACCGCCTCGCCGACCTCGCGGGCGTCGCCGCCACCCTCGAAGGGTTCCGCTCCGTCTCCGAGGAGCGGTTGCTCGCGCTGCAACGGGATGCGGCGAAGGTGGCGTCGAGGGATCCGTTGGCGCCGCTGACCGGCATCCTCCGCGACGGACTCCCCTGGGGGCCCGTCGTCGACGGCGACCTCCTCCCCGGGCGACGATCGCGTCGCTTCGCGCCGGCGTGGGCGCAGAGAAGGCGCTCGTCGTCGGGGCCACCGACGACGAGTTCACGATGATCACCGACGGGCTTCGCGTACCGCTGCGGTTGATTCCGCCGATGCTCCTGCTGCGCCGGATCGGCGTCGACCGCGAGGTCATCGGGCCCTACCTCGCCGCGAACGGGTCGCAGCGGCGCAAGGGCGGGGCTGCCGTGATCGGACGCTTCATCAGCGACAGCATCTTCCGCTCGACCGTGGTGCGCGCCGCCGACGCGCGTGGGGAGGCAGACACCTGGGTGTACGCCTTCTCATGGCCGTCCCCGACGCGCAGATGGTCACTGCACTGCCTCGACGTGCCGTTCTGGTTCGACGGGCTCGACCTCGAGGGCGTCGCCGCCATCGCGGGCGACCGGCCGCCTCGCGCGCTCGCCGACGCCGTCCACGGCTCGGCGGTGGCTCTCGTCCGCGACCGCGACCCGGGCTGGCCGACGTGGGCGAGCGCCCCGGGCACGGCGCGTGTCTTCGGCGGCCCGTCTTCGGCGCCCGACGTGGTGCGGGACGCCTTCGCGAGCGTCGCCGCGCTCGTGTGATCCCGCGCCGCGCGGACATCCGGCCCCGCGCGGAGATCCGCGGGATCGTGCGAGCTCAGCGCAGCGCCGGGATGACCTGACGCTCGAACTCGCTGACGCCTGAACGGTCGTAGGCGTGCTCGGGGAAGTAGTGGATGGCGTAGCCGAGACCACGTTCGCGGAGCGCCGCGAGGCGCTCGGCGACCTGCTCGGGCGTGCCGACGAGGCCGCGGTCGGAGCGGTACTCGGCCATGAAGGCCGCCGTGCGGTCGCCCAGGTAGGGGGCGACACGCTGCTCGATGCGGTTCAGGCGCGCCGCGACATCCTTCTCGTTCTCGCCGATGACGGTGTTGAAGTTTGCCGACCGCACGATCTCGGCCTGGTCGCGACCGAGGTCGTCGGCGTGGGCGCGCAGGATCTCGTCTTTGCGGGTGAACTCCTCCGGCTCGCTCGACCAGTTCGTGTACTGCGCGTACTTCGCCGCGATCTTGAGCGTCACCTTCTCGCCGCCGCCCGCGATCCACAGCGGGATCCCGCCCTCCTGCAGGGGCAGCGGGCGCACGAGCGCGCCATCGACGTCGTAGTGACGGCCGTGGAGCGTGGCGGTGCCGGTCGTCCAGGCCTGGCGCATGATCTCCACGCCCTCCTCGAGCATGCCGAGACGATCGCCGATCTTCGGGAACCCGTAGCCGTAGGCCCGCCACTCGTGCTCGTACCAGCCGCCGCCGATCCCCATCTCGGTGCGGCCGCCCGAGACGATGTCGACGGTGGCGGCGACCTTGGCCAGGTAGGCGGGGTTGCGGTACCCCATGCACGTGCACATCTGGCCGAGACGGATGCGGTCGGTCACCGCGGCGAACGAAGCCATCAGCGTCCATGCCTCGTGCGTCGCCTCGTCGCTCGGCACGGGGACGGTGTGGAAGTGGTCGTAGACCCACAGCGATTCCCACGGACCGCGGTCGGCGTGCTGCGCGAGCTCGCGCATCACCCGCCACTGATCGGCGGGATCGATGTCGACGAGGTCGTGGCGCCAGCCCTGGGGGATGAAGAGTCCGTATCGCACGGGCCTCAGCCTACGGGAGCGGCTCCAGGGCGGCATCCGATCGGGCGACCTGATCGAGAGGAACGGATGTCACGAGTTCCGCGTCGGGGATGCGGCGGCGGATCACCTCGATCGCGGCGGGGTTGTCGTCGACGAGCACCGCATTCCTTCCGAGGGATGCCGCGACGGCGGCGGTCGTGCCGCTCCCGGCGAAGAAGTCGAGGACCCGGTCGCCGGGGCGGCTCGACGCCTGCACGATGCGGCGGAGGATCCCCTCGGGCTTCTGCGTCGGATAGCCCGTCTTCTCCCTGCCGGTGGTGGGGACGATGGTGTGCCACCAGACATCCGTGGGGAGCTTGCCGCGCGCGGCCTTCTCGGGGGTGACGAGCCCGGGGGCCATGTAGGGCTCGCGGTCGACGCCGTCGGAGTCGAACCAGTACCGATCGGGGTCCTTGACGTAGACGAGGATCGTGTCGTGCTTGGTCGGCCAGCGGCGCCGCGTCTTCGCGCCGTAGTCGTAGGCCCAGACGAGCTCGTTGAGGAAGTTCTTGCGGCCGAACAGGGCGTCCATCAGCACCTTGGCGTAGTGCGCCTCGCGGAAATCGAGGTGCAGGTACAGCGTGCCGTCCGGCGCGAGGAGGCGCCAGGCCTCCTCCAGGCGTGGCTCGAGGAACCCCCAGTAGTCGTCGAACCGGTCGTCGTAGGTGCGGAGATCGCCCCGCAGCCGCTCGTACTCGCGCCCGTGGAACCCGCGCCGGACGACTCCCGCCGGAGCCTCCGGAGGGGTCGCGCGGGCACGCTCGACGCTGCGCTCCCGCATCCGTCCGGTGTTGAACGGCGGGTCGAGGTAGATCAGCGTGAACGACGCGTCGGGGAAGGTCCGGATCACGTCGAGGTTGTCACCGTGGTGCACGGTGACCGAGCCCCGCGGCGCTGCAGGCGGAGGCGGGGTGCTCACGGCACGCGGTGCAGCCAGGCCGAGGTGGCGAACTTGCTGTCGACGAGCGCCTGAGCGGCGGCGTACTCCTCGTCGGTGACCGAGCCCGGCTCGGCGCCGTAGAGCGTGGAGAAGGTCTCGATGAAGCGCTCGATGATCGCCTCGCGGGGCAGGCCCGTCTGCCGCCGCAGCGGATCGACCCGCTTGGCGGCCGACGCCGTCCCCTTGTCGCTGAGCTTCTCGCGGCCGATGCGGAGCACCTCGGTCATGACCTGACCGTCCATGTCGTAGCTGAGGGTGGCGTGGTGGAGCACGCCGCCGTTGGCGAGCCGCTTCTGCGCGGCACCGCCGATCTTGCCCTCCGGGGAGGCGATGTCGTTCAGCGGCTGGTAGACGGCCTCGACGCCGAGCGACCGCAGCGCCTGCAGCACCCAATCGTCGAGGAAGGCGTACGAGTCGGCGAAGGTCATCCCCGCCACGAGGGAGGCCGGCACGTACAGCGAATACGTGACGATCGAGTTGGCGCCCATGAGCATCGCCCCGCCGCCCGAGATGCGTCGGACGACGTCGAACCCGTGGCGGTTCGCCCCCTCGGGGTCGACCTCGTTGCGGTACGACTGGAACGACCCGATCACCACGGCCGATTCGTTCCACTCCCACAGTCGCAGAGTCGGGCGGCGCCGACCGTCGCCGACGCGCTCGGTGAGCACCTCATCGAGGGCCAGGTTCATCCGGGGCGAGACCGGGGCGTCGTGAACGACCTCCCAGTCGAAGTCGCGCCACCCGGGCGCGGTGACGAGGGCGCGGCGCACGGCCGTGCCCACCGCCTCCGGGGTGAAGCCGAGAAGCTGCGCCCCCTCGGGGAGCGCCGAGCGCACCGCGGCCGCGATGCCCGCGACATCCGTTTCGACGGGAAGCCCGGTGACGGCGGCGTCGATGAGGGGCAGCGCGTCGTCGGGCTCGAGGAAGAAGTCGCCGGCGAGGCGGAAGTCGGCGATGCGTCCGCCCTGCACCTCGAGGTCGACGACCACGAGTTTTCCGCCGGGGACCTTGTACTCGCCGTGCATGGCCTCAGCCTATTCGCTGTCCGCTCCGCGTCGGCGTGCCCGCGCATGGCGCACGCGATCGACCGCTAGCGCGGCGATGCCGGCCGCGAGCGCAGCGAAGGCGAGTTTTCCGAGCCAGAGAACGATGACCTCGGCGCCGTCCGCGCTGCGTCCGTCGTCCGTGAGGAATCGGACCAGAGGAGCGAGGCCGCGGCCTGGATACGACGCTTCGGTCATCAGGGCGTAGGCGCCCATCAGCGAGGGCGCGGTCACCACGAGAAGCAGCGTCGGCGGTACGACCCACCACGACCAGGAGACGGCCTGTCCGCGCCGATGCGCAGCGACCAGTCGGACAGCGGTCGAAACGGCGGTGACGACGATCGCCCCGAGCGACCACCCCGCGCCGTAGGCGATGACCCACAGGCCGGCACCGAGCAGGATGAACACCAGTTCCCCCGCATCCGACACACCGGCGGCGATGCGAACGACCGTCCGTCCCAGAGCTGCGACGACGAAGAGACCAGCCGACCACACGGCATCCGACAGCGATCGCGGTCCCACCACCCGAAGCACCGCCGTCCCGGGATGCCGGCCGTCGTCGATGGTCACCGACTGCGCCAGCCCGGCCGACGAGCCGACCGGAACGGCACCCATGCGAAGCGACGAGACGACGGCGGCGAGCGCAAGAAGCAAGGCGGCGATGAGCAGCGCGGGATTGCTCCCCGGCTCCTCGGCCGGATCGATCACGAGGGTCAGGGCCAACGCCGCCAGAGCGCTCAAGATCACGACGGTGGCGCGCACCGCCCCCCATCGCGCCACAGCGTCAGTCGGAAAGAGCATCCCGCGACGATATCCGCTCACCTCGTCGCGCCGCTGCACCCGGCGCATTCAGCTTGGCGGCCCGCCGGCCTGCTACGGTTGTCGTGCGGCAGTTCCTTGCCGCTGCGTCGTCGTCACGCTTCCGCCTCCTGTGAGGCCACCGGCAGATTTCCCGATCCGCCACACGACGAACGGCGAACCGATGCGCGATCCCGCGCCGTCGCCTCCTTCTGCTCTTCGCTCGCTTCGGAGCGCCGAGCCTCACCGAAAGCCTCCATGTCTTCTTTCACCTCCCTCGGCGTGCCCGAGAACCTCGCCGCCGTCCTCCTCGCCGACGGCAAGACCGAGCCCTTCGCGATTCAGCGCGACACGCTCCCCGACTCCCTCGCCGGCCGTGACGTGCTCGG
The Microbacterium sp. SLBN-154 DNA segment above includes these coding regions:
- a CDS encoding alpha/beta fold hydrolase produces the protein MAFVTVGTDNSADIQLFYTDQGSGQAVVLIHGFPLDGESWNKQQAALLDAGYRVIAYDRRGFGGSSKVGTGYDYDTFASDLDALMKRLDLADAVLVGFSMGTGEIARYLSRYGSGQVAKAAFLGSLEPFLLKTDENPDGAAPQEFFDETAAAVKKDRYAFLTGFFQDFYNLDENLGSRISQEAVDASVQTANRAGNTAIAAAPLAWPTDFRADIDKIDVPTLIVHGTADNILPIDATGRRFREMLPEATYIEIEGAPHGMLWTHGDEVNEALLKFLAS
- a CDS encoding carboxylesterase family protein; translated protein: MNDAVITLSCGAVRGLWRGEPGDPGSSAAFLGIPFAEPPVGERRFSDPVPVSPWEGVRDATAYGATAQRGDTGITLIPEPSVEGDSTLNVNVFTPRPGDADAALPVLVYIHGGGFTSGSPASPWYDGRAFNRDGVVTVSLSYRLGFDGFGEIDGAPSNRGVRDWLAALEWVQQHIRDFGGDPSRVTIAGQSAGGGAVLTLLGMPSAQHLFHAAWALSPALGDIAAPLARERSDRLADLAGVAATLEGFRSVSEERLLALQRDAAKVASRDPLAPLTGILRDGLPWGPVVDGDLLPGRRSRRFAPAWAQRRRSSSGPPTTSSR
- a CDS encoding TetR/AcrR family transcriptional regulator, which codes for MTAESASPGSRGASPKGIARRQEILDRAIEVFAQRGSDRTSLRAIASEVGVTHAALRHYFGSLEELLVEVYRASQRHDAETLPPETTPAEMMRYSAERNREIPGLVQLYSTLVAAALEDDRPVARAFVSARFESLREGLAARVRENQAAGRMRDDVDPDEVAALVIAASDGLQSQWLLDPDLDHARILGLLDRLLSARKDPS
- a CDS encoding glycoside hydrolase family 3 C-terminal domain-containing protein, translated to MTLPALADLTLEEKAALTSGASFWFTEAVERVGIPPVMLTDGPHGLRKQAGSGDHLGIGDSVPATCFPPAVGLGSSWDVGLLRRVGEALGVEASIENVGVLLGPGVNIKRSPLCGRNFEYFSEDPIVSGELGAAIVRGIQSQGVGASLKHFAANNQEEDRMRASSDVDARPLREIYLRGFQRVVEDAQPWTVMCSYNRINGVYASEDPWLLTSVLRDEWGFEGLVVSDWGAVNERVAGIAAGLDLEMPSSGGITDAQIVRAVTDGVLPESVLDTAAGRVIDLVRKVTDAAGTATGPLDVDAHHALARDAAARSIVLLKNDSVEGAPVLPLAKDARLAVIGEFAAAPRYQGAGSSMINPTRLDTALDAIRQAASSEVAFSRGFSTAVDVAQEEEVSLRTEAVAVAAAAEVAVVFLGVPARLESEGYDRDDIDLPVNQLALLEAVLAVNPRTVVVLSNGGVVALPFAEAVPAILEGWLLGQAGGGATADILFGDVNPSAKLTETIPLRLEDTPAFLDFPGEFSHVRYSEGLFVGYRWYDARRMPVAFPFGHGLSYTTFTYGDCFAAITPSGDVEVRVTVTNSGSRAGREVVQGYTALPGSAIQRAPRELKAFASVELDPGETREVVLAVRRSDLAYWDRRVDGWVVEGGRYAVEVGASSRDIRSRTVIDIAGDDLVVPVSRSTSLGEALRHPIAGPLLQQAMGRMMGGGDASGSIMPEGVDMMRILEAFPLGRIGLMGALGGGDPVTTEDIDRLIDAANGGAPTR
- a CDS encoding Gfo/Idh/MocA family protein, with the protein product MSGAVGVGVIGAGVISDTYLENLQSFADVDVVIVGDLLVDRAEAQARKHGVARWGGVDDVLADPDVQVVVNLTIPAAHIEVSMRAIAAGKHVWTEKPIGLDRDGAAELLAAAAAAGLRVGSAPDTVLGPGFQTAKRAIAAGVIGEPLFAQTVFQTQGPDLWHPAPQFLFARGAGPLLDMGPYYFTGLVSLFGPVDRVSAVGRKARDERVIHTGPNAGATFPVEVPTTVQVVTAFDSGQQAQSLLSFDSALERTGVFEVHGTEGSIILPDPNQFAGRIAYVKPLGVLRDGMSVEQEWIDIEQEGVVVGRGLGLLDMVRAIADGRPHVASGDLALHVLDVMLSAEQSIETGESVRVESTVDPVPVIDGDFDPFARTL
- a CDS encoding sugar phosphate isomerase/epimerase family protein, with translation MAHPEALPEASVQLYTLAEQFTADPGRSLDRLAEIGLRHVEAFAFVDRPDEIRAALDASGLDAPTGHAPLLSDELWTPDGAIPTPAPEVVLEAAARIGLHTVFDPFVPVERWLTEDSVAELAERLNRAADLAATFGLTVGYHNHSQEFVASFDGVTAYERFISLTDSRVALELDLYWAAAGGQDVPALVSRLGERLTAVHVKDGAVPASNPFAPDAPAFGSGTLEQRHAGTGDVPLAAALRAGEGAIRYAVIEYDNPPGDVFDDIAASLAFLRDGGFVR
- the galK gene encoding galactokinase, with the translated sequence MTAAPTDALDPKQAALDALARLTDVAPSGVWSSPGRVNLIGEHTDYNDGFVLPLAIPHRTVAAVAPNGDRVLRVTSTFADEPVAVPLADLGDLFPHSRESIIEWARYPLGVAWALGESAPDGAAAHATGLDIAIASNVPVGAGLSSSAAIEGAVAIALNDLWQLGLDRPALARAGRRAENEAVGAPTGIMDQMASILGAADAAILLDCRSLEVEVVDLGFDAAGLTLLVMDTRVQHSHASGGYGERRASCEAGAATLGVASLRDLDIADLTRAERELDDVTFRRVRHVVTENQRVLDTVRMLRSGGPRSIGDLLLASHASMRDDFEISVPELDTAVDAAVGAGAIGARMTGGGFGGAAIALVDRDRVAEVSDEVMRSFAGRGFAAPTIFPVTAADGARRES